A region of Allocoleopsis franciscana PCC 7113 DNA encodes the following proteins:
- a CDS encoding ComEC/Rec2 family competence protein, translating into MSPASGALLSLAYIFGLVLTALLGSPTRTVPWTEYGLLSLGVVILGVMAAIVMPQFWRTGPKARLWLAAGLVAALAIVYFQARVPKPTSNDVSQFVRSANNLVQEQVVTVQGKVKSMPRLTRSSKAQFWLEATQLSEVESRDQAGAISKGVTGKLYVTVPILQATGLYPDQTISVTGVLYKPKPASNPGAFDFETYLTKEGAFAGFSGRQVSLFEEGQGQPWGWWKLRQRIIRAQVRHLGSPAGQIVSSFVLGNRAVDIPYDIRDSFIQAGLAHALAASGTQTSLILGLVLVLTKRLSVKAQLGFGTTALIIFVCLTGLQPSVMRAAIMGFGALVALVTQRKIKPLGSLLVAATLLLLFNPLWIWDLGFQLSFLATLGLLVTAPPVIKQLDWMPLAIASLIAITIAAALWTLPLQLYVFNMFAPYSIAANIISAPFVAVISIGSIIDALVALISPVAGSALAWLLYYPTHFLIGLVEFFNALPGSSVAVGKISWVQLLILYGLIGFSSINKKWQRRWWLAGLVAVMLVALPVWQTKISQFQVTVLATDQDQVLVIQDQGQVILINSGDADTVNFTVLPFLQKQGINQINGAIALDSEPRLRSGWLQILPSLPIRAFYDIAAPQSPPAETKTIVSSIQTQKGNYQRVLTGQKMFVGSTPLELINADPPVLQLQIRYQSWLLLGEMKPEVQQKLVESRNVPQVQVLWWSGERLSPEFFKALKPKVAIASSKTVDLDTAKLLQNAKVPLYWTGRDGAIQWTPQEGFQTTIEATNKDAQLL; encoded by the coding sequence ATGAGTCCTGCCAGTGGTGCTTTATTGAGTTTGGCTTATATTTTTGGCCTAGTGTTGACGGCACTTCTAGGCTCACCAACTCGTACTGTGCCTTGGACAGAGTATGGTCTACTAAGCTTAGGGGTTGTTATTTTAGGGGTAATGGCAGCAATTGTCATGCCTCAATTCTGGCGAACTGGACCCAAAGCAAGACTTTGGTTAGCGGCTGGATTGGTTGCAGCTCTAGCGATCGTGTATTTTCAAGCGCGAGTGCCAAAACCAACGTCCAATGATGTCAGCCAGTTTGTTCGCTCGGCTAATAATTTGGTGCAGGAGCAGGTAGTGACGGTTCAAGGCAAAGTCAAAAGTATGCCTCGTCTTACCCGCTCCTCTAAAGCTCAGTTTTGGCTAGAAGCAACGCAATTGAGTGAGGTTGAAAGCCGTGATCAGGCTGGTGCGATCAGTAAGGGAGTTACGGGTAAGCTGTATGTGACAGTACCCATCCTCCAGGCGACAGGTCTTTATCCAGACCAAACGATTTCCGTTACAGGAGTTTTATATAAACCCAAACCAGCCTCGAATCCAGGTGCTTTTGATTTTGAGACTTATCTGACCAAAGAGGGAGCTTTTGCAGGTTTCAGTGGGCGGCAAGTTAGCTTATTTGAAGAAGGGCAAGGACAACCGTGGGGATGGTGGAAACTACGGCAGCGCATCATCCGTGCCCAAGTTCGTCATTTAGGAAGTCCAGCAGGGCAAATTGTGAGTTCTTTTGTATTGGGAAATCGAGCGGTAGATATCCCCTACGATATCCGCGACTCCTTTATTCAGGCTGGATTAGCTCATGCTTTAGCGGCTTCTGGAACCCAAACTTCTTTAATTCTGGGCTTGGTATTGGTGCTGACTAAGCGTCTTTCGGTGAAAGCTCAGTTAGGTTTTGGCACGACAGCTCTAATTATTTTTGTATGTCTCACTGGATTACAGCCTTCGGTAATGCGAGCTGCGATTATGGGGTTTGGTGCGCTAGTTGCTCTAGTGACACAACGGAAGATTAAACCATTAGGTTCACTGTTGGTTGCTGCAACCCTACTGCTACTCTTCAATCCCCTGTGGATTTGGGATTTAGGATTTCAGTTAAGCTTTTTGGCGACGCTAGGATTGCTAGTGACAGCACCTCCTGTGATCAAGCAACTGGATTGGATGCCACTGGCGATCGCTTCCTTAATCGCTATTACTATTGCTGCTGCGTTATGGACATTACCTCTACAACTTTATGTCTTTAACATGTTTGCGCCCTATAGCATAGCCGCAAATATCATCTCTGCCCCATTCGTTGCTGTTATTAGTATCGGTAGCATTATTGATGCACTAGTCGCTTTAATTTCGCCAGTCGCTGGAAGCGCTCTAGCTTGGTTGCTCTACTATCCAACTCATTTTCTGATAGGGCTGGTGGAATTTTTTAATGCCTTGCCGGGAAGTTCAGTGGCAGTTGGTAAAATTTCTTGGGTGCAACTGTTGATTCTATACGGTTTGATTGGGTTCAGCAGTATTAACAAGAAGTGGCAACGTCGATGGTGGTTAGCTGGCTTGGTGGCTGTAATGTTAGTAGCACTGCCCGTTTGGCAGACAAAGATATCCCAATTCCAAGTTACGGTATTGGCTACAGACCAAGATCAAGTTTTAGTGATTCAAGACCAAGGACAAGTGATATTAATTAATAGTGGGGATGCCGATACCGTCAATTTTACGGTTTTACCATTTCTACAAAAACAAGGAATTAATCAAATTAATGGGGCAATTGCCCTGGATAGTGAACCCCGTCTTAGAAGTGGCTGGTTACAAATATTGCCTAGTTTGCCAATTAGGGCGTTTTACGATATTGCTGCTCCTCAGTCTCCGCCTGCTGAAACGAAAACGATTGTTAGTAGCATTCAAACTCAAAAAGGTAATTATCAGCGAGTATTAACGGGACAAAAGATGTTTGTGGGTTCTACACCGCTAGAACTCATCAATGCCGATCCGCCAGTGTTACAATTGCAAATCCGATATCAGAGTTGGTTGCTTTTGGGAGAAATGAAGCCAGAGGTTCAACAAAAGTTAGTCGAGAGCCGCAATGTTCCACAGGTACAAGTCCTGTGGTGGTCTGGAGAACGTTTATCACCAGAGTTTTTCAAGGCTCTCAAACCGAAAGTTGCGATCGCTTCTTCTAAAACAGTGGATTTGGATACAGCTAAACTTTTGCAAAATGCTAAAGTACCGCTTTATTGGACGGGTCGTGATGGGGCGATCCAGTGGACGCCTCAAGAGGGTTTTCAAACAACCATTGAGGCAACCAATAAAGACGCACAACTCCTTTAA
- the glyQ gene encoding glycine--tRNA ligase subunit alpha, whose protein sequence is MNFQSVITTLHQFWGDHGCLIAQPYDTEKGAGTMNPHTFLRAIGPEPWSVAYVEPCRRPTDGRYGENPNRYQHYYQYQVLIKPSPDNIQEIYLDSLKALGIHPEDHDIRFVEDNWESPTLGAWGVGWEVWLDGMEITQFTYFQQCGGIDCRPVSIEITYGLERLVMYLQDVDAFTKIRWNDHISYGDVHLQGEVEQCTYNFEASNPNLLFTLFALYEQEAEQLSKQGLVLPTLDYVLKCSHTFNLLDARGVISVTERTRYIGRIRNLARQVAHLYLQQRETLGFPLRELRPIESKLSTVRK, encoded by the coding sequence GTGAATTTTCAGTCAGTAATTACTACATTGCATCAGTTTTGGGGCGATCACGGTTGCCTGATTGCCCAGCCCTACGATACAGAAAAGGGTGCAGGTACGATGAACCCCCACACCTTTTTGAGAGCGATTGGTCCAGAGCCTTGGTCAGTTGCCTATGTTGAACCTTGCCGACGACCAACAGATGGACGCTATGGCGAAAATCCTAATCGCTATCAACATTACTATCAGTACCAAGTTCTGATCAAACCTTCACCCGATAACATTCAAGAGATATACTTAGACTCCCTCAAAGCCTTAGGCATTCATCCTGAAGACCATGACATTCGATTTGTAGAGGACAATTGGGAGTCCCCCACACTCGGAGCTTGGGGTGTGGGTTGGGAAGTTTGGCTAGACGGAATGGAGATTACCCAATTCACTTATTTTCAACAGTGTGGTGGAATTGATTGTCGCCCTGTCTCGATTGAGATTACCTATGGACTAGAGCGACTGGTAATGTATCTTCAAGATGTTGATGCTTTTACAAAAATCCGCTGGAATGACCATATTAGTTACGGAGATGTTCACCTTCAGGGCGAAGTTGAACAATGTACTTATAACTTTGAGGCATCTAACCCTAATTTGTTGTTCACTCTATTTGCTTTGTATGAGCAGGAGGCGGAACAACTCAGCAAGCAAGGACTCGTTCTACCTACACTTGACTATGTTTTAAAGTGTTCTCACACCTTCAACCTACTCGACGCTAGAGGGGTTATTTCAGTAACAGAGCGGACTCGCTACATTGGTAGAATTCGCAACCTAGCGCGGCAAGTCGCCCATCTATACTTACAGCAAAGGGAAACTCTTGGTTTCCCCCTTAGAGAATTACGACCGATTGAATCTAAACTATCCACAGTTCGCAAGTAG
- a CDS encoding DUF2811 domain-containing protein: MNATVSILAEIPEDLHESLKRYLENHPTWDQDRVFAAALSLFLLQNGNGKMPETSQTYRACARVYLESLFQYPA; the protein is encoded by the coding sequence ATGAACGCAACCGTCAGCATCCTGGCCGAAATTCCTGAAGATCTGCACGAATCCCTCAAGCGCTACTTAGAAAACCATCCTACGTGGGATCAAGATCGGGTCTTTGCCGCAGCACTGTCCCTGTTTTTGCTTCAAAATGGAAATGGTAAAATGCCAGAAACCTCGCAAACCTATCGCGCCTGTGCTCGTGTCTATCTAGAATCTCTGTTTCAGTATCCGGCTTGA
- a CDS encoding UDP-N-acetylmuramoyl-tripeptide--D-alanyl-D-alanine ligase: MPSPLSVTQLVDVIAAIPINLPDEAACLHCTGITTDTRNLQPGHLFLALRGENFDGHDFARVAIEKGAIAVITERRQEAQLNGVPQLQVENTLQAYQQIARWWRDQFNIPVIGVTGSVGKTTTKELIAAVLSTQGNVLKTQANYNNEIGVPKTLLELGSEHDYAVIEMAMRGSGQIAELTQIAHPTIGLITNVGTAHIGLLGSEEAIAKAKCELLAEMPDTSVAILNHDNQRLMNTAATVWQGQTLTYGLEGGDLHGRLLDSETLELEGMQFALPLPGRHNASNYLAALAVAKLLKVDWAHLTQGLKVELPSGRSRRYELPNDIVILDETYNAGLESMLAALHLLAQTPGKRHIAVLGTMKELGERSPEFHQQVGKTAQELNLDALVVLVDDSEAQAIATGAVPLLAECFSSHNAAVQRLLELVQPGDRLLFKASRSVGLDRIVNQFRAEYSG; this comes from the coding sequence ATGCCTTCTCCCCTGTCTGTGACTCAACTTGTTGATGTGATTGCCGCCATACCCATAAATCTTCCGGATGAAGCGGCTTGTCTACATTGTACTGGTATAACTACGGATACCCGTAACCTCCAGCCCGGTCATTTATTCTTGGCACTGCGGGGAGAAAACTTCGATGGGCATGACTTCGCTCGTGTGGCAATCGAGAAAGGGGCGATCGCAGTAATTACAGAGCGTCGGCAAGAGGCTCAACTCAACGGTGTTCCGCAATTACAGGTAGAAAACACGCTCCAAGCCTACCAACAGATTGCCAGATGGTGGCGCGACCAGTTCAATATCCCGGTGATTGGCGTAACTGGCTCCGTGGGCAAAACGACCACAAAAGAGCTGATCGCGGCTGTTTTGTCAACCCAAGGAAATGTCCTAAAAACTCAAGCGAATTACAACAATGAAATTGGCGTGCCGAAAACATTGCTGGAGTTGGGGTCAGAGCATGACTATGCTGTGATTGAAATGGCGATGCGCGGTTCTGGACAGATTGCGGAGTTAACTCAGATCGCCCATCCGACTATAGGTTTGATCACAAACGTGGGGACAGCCCATATCGGCCTTTTGGGTTCTGAGGAAGCGATCGCCAAAGCCAAGTGTGAACTTTTAGCCGAAATGCCGGATACAAGCGTTGCCATTCTTAATCATGATAACCAGCGCTTAATGAACACGGCTGCCACAGTTTGGCAAGGGCAAACGTTAACGTATGGATTAGAAGGGGGCGATTTACACGGGCGCTTGCTAGACTCAGAAACCCTAGAACTTGAGGGAATGCAGTTTGCTCTGCCTCTTCCCGGTCGCCACAACGCCTCGAACTACCTAGCGGCGCTTGCTGTGGCGAAACTTCTGAAGGTAGATTGGGCACACCTGACTCAGGGGTTAAAGGTGGAGCTCCCTTCGGGACGCTCACGACGCTACGAATTACCTAATGATATTGTAATTCTGGATGAAACCTATAATGCTGGCTTGGAATCGATGCTAGCCGCGCTGCATCTACTGGCTCAGACTCCTGGTAAGCGGCATATTGCAGTGTTAGGGACGATGAAAGAATTGGGAGAGCGATCGCCTGAATTTCATCAGCAAGTGGGTAAGACAGCACAGGAACTTAATCTTGATGCCTTAGTGGTTTTGGTCGATGATTCAGAAGCCCAAGCGATTGCAACTGGCGCGGTTCCTTTGTTAGCCGAGTGCTTTTCGAGTCACAATGCTGCTGTTCAGCGTTTGCTGGAATTGGTGCAACCTGGCGATCGCCTTTTGTTCAAAGCCTCACGTTCTGTTGGTTTGGATCGAATTGTCAATCAATTTCGGGCGGAATATTCGGGTTGA
- a CDS encoding HD family phosphohydrolase, which produces MTASYSPILTLESQELLQEASAERVELIEQLLAIGTALSSTNNLDELLHLILFKSREITCSDAGSVYLINRQEESPTLLFKVAQNDSIPNNPFQEFAMPLTRKSLAGYVALTGEILNLPDAYNLPPDVPYQLDRSFDTTMPYRTCSVLVLPMQDQDGEIIGVLQLINRKVKPDLVITTENSMVVTQPYSQWEERIVRSLASQAAISIERNYLQKSIENLFEGFVKASVQIIEARDPTTSGHSERVAELTVRLSEEASAITSGPLRLIQFGDRQIQEIRYAALLHDFGKVGIPEAILGKRKKLYPDQLEIIRHRFALARRTLEMECAQNKFKYLLEHPSHQHRDDTSNTGCSHCQKLEQLESQLTQTIEALEYYWEFIRELNEPDVVIRRDFQAFSEETSAQLAALTKYTYRDIDGETKPLITEAEMTQLLVPRGNLTNKERLGIEEHVTHTYHFLRRIPWTKHLKEVPTIAYGHHEKLDGSGYPQGLKQEEIPIQTQMLTVADIYDALTASDRPYKRRLPLDTALKILRQEAAKNKINSDLVELFEQKQVFTVVGHTLPVDAHSIA; this is translated from the coding sequence ATGACAGCCTCTTACTCCCCTATCCTGACCCTTGAAAGCCAAGAACTTTTACAAGAAGCCTCTGCTGAAAGAGTCGAACTCATCGAACAGCTATTGGCTATTGGCACAGCTCTTTCAAGCACCAATAATTTAGATGAATTATTGCATCTGATTTTATTTAAGAGCCGAGAGATTACCTGTAGTGATGCCGGTAGTGTTTATCTGATCAACCGTCAGGAAGAGTCTCCTACCTTACTCTTCAAGGTCGCACAGAATGATTCTATACCGAACAATCCCTTTCAGGAATTTGCGATGCCCTTGACCCGCAAAAGCTTGGCGGGGTATGTGGCACTCACCGGTGAAATTTTAAATTTGCCAGATGCTTATAATTTACCACCGGATGTTCCTTACCAGCTAGACCGTAGTTTTGATACTACCATGCCCTATCGCACTTGCTCGGTGTTGGTGCTGCCCATGCAAGACCAAGACGGGGAAATTATTGGTGTGCTACAGCTCATTAATCGGAAGGTGAAGCCCGATCTCGTGATCACCACAGAGAATTCGATGGTGGTAACCCAGCCTTATTCACAATGGGAAGAACGAATTGTGCGATCGCTCGCTTCTCAGGCGGCAATTTCCATTGAACGCAATTACCTACAAAAAAGCATTGAGAATCTGTTTGAGGGGTTTGTTAAAGCCTCTGTACAGATTATTGAAGCACGAGACCCGACGACCTCGGGTCACTCGGAACGGGTGGCTGAACTTACGGTACGCCTTTCAGAAGAGGCCAGTGCGATTACCAGTGGCCCACTGCGGTTAATTCAGTTTGGCGATCGCCAAATTCAAGAAATTCGCTATGCTGCCCTACTGCACGACTTTGGCAAAGTTGGAATCCCCGAAGCTATTCTCGGCAAACGGAAAAAACTCTACCCCGATCAACTCGAAATCATTCGCCACCGCTTTGCCCTGGCACGCCGTACCTTAGAAATGGAATGCGCTCAAAATAAATTTAAGTACTTACTTGAGCATCCAAGTCATCAGCATCGGGATGACACTTCCAACACAGGTTGTTCCCACTGCCAAAAACTCGAACAACTGGAGAGCCAGCTAACTCAAACGATTGAGGCACTCGAATATTATTGGGAGTTTATCAGAGAACTCAATGAACCTGATGTTGTAATCCGCAGAGATTTCCAGGCGTTTTCTGAAGAGACTTCGGCGCAATTGGCAGCTCTTACTAAATATACTTATCGAGATATTGACGGGGAGACTAAACCTCTAATCACAGAGGCTGAGATGACTCAGTTGCTAGTTCCCAGAGGGAACCTAACTAACAAGGAGCGTTTGGGTATTGAAGAGCATGTTACCCACACATACCACTTTCTCCGGCGGATTCCCTGGACGAAGCATCTCAAAGAGGTGCCTACCATTGCTTACGGACATCACGAAAAGCTAGATGGTAGTGGTTACCCTCAGGGGTTGAAGCAAGAGGAAATTCCGATCCAAACGCAAATGCTAACGGTTGCAGATATTTATGACGCTCTCACCGCTAGCGATCGCCCTTATAAGCGTCGTCTACCCTTAGACACCGCGCTCAAAATCCTGCGCCAAGAAGCTGCCAAAAACAAAATCAACAGCGACTTGGTCGAATTATTTGAGCAAAAACAGGTTTTTACGGTTGTGGGTCATACCCTACCCGTTGATGCTCACTCAATAGCATAA
- a CDS encoding DUF4079 domain-containing protein, with amino-acid sequence MTNLSELLEPIASQFRSMGIPEPIVHWGHPAMMGIVVFVMGSFVGLAGWRARMITDTAVAMKSRTDHRKLAPWMFLFIATGYTGGVLSLVMQNQPILESPHFWTGSIVLILLATNGVISFAGFSSNQSVMRTIHAYLGSAALCLLFFHAVLGLKLGLAI; translated from the coding sequence ATGACAAATCTGAGTGAACTACTAGAGCCGATCGCTAGTCAATTTCGGAGTATGGGAATTCCTGAACCCATTGTCCATTGGGGACATCCAGCGATGATGGGAATTGTAGTCTTTGTTATGGGTAGCTTTGTGGGATTGGCAGGATGGCGGGCAAGAATGATCACTGATACGGCAGTCGCGATGAAAAGTCGAACCGATCATCGTAAGCTTGCCCCTTGGATGTTTCTTTTTATCGCGACTGGTTACACAGGAGGAGTTCTCTCACTAGTGATGCAAAATCAGCCCATTCTGGAAAGCCCACACTTTTGGACAGGCTCAATCGTGCTGATATTGTTAGCAACTAATGGTGTGATTTCCTTCGCTGGTTTTAGCAGTAACCAATCTGTGATGCGTACTATCCATGCCTACTTAGGCAGTGCAGCACTCTGCCTACTGTTTTTTCATGCGGTACTGGGATTAAAGCTAGGTTTGGCAATCTGA
- a CDS encoding ribbon-helix-helix domain-containing protein, producing MKNRGRVTAYLPEEVQKALEEWAEEESRSLSSLATYLLTQAVKERQQPKDKKE from the coding sequence ATGAAAAATCGTGGGCGAGTCACAGCCTATTTACCCGAAGAAGTCCAAAAAGCCCTAGAAGAGTGGGCAGAAGAAGAAAGTCGGTCTTTGAGTAGCCTCGCTACCTATCTACTGACTCAGGCGGTAAAAGAGCGCCAACAACCCAAAGACAAGAAAGAATAA
- the pth gene encoding aminoacyl-tRNA hydrolase: MAESITTSSLVIPQLIVGLGNPESKYEKTRHNIGFEAVDALAKTWQISWSENRRFQALIGEGQGANGDKVRLLKPLTYMNRSGQAIRSATDWYKLPPESTLIIYDDMDLSVGRLRLRLSGSAGGHNGMKSAIAHLGTQNFPRLRIGIGKSRADKDSVSHVLGKFSPEETQIMSEVLQLVVDAVELALKQGVEKAMSLYNNRNVELG, encoded by the coding sequence ATGGCAGAAAGCATCACAACATCTAGTCTGGTTATTCCTCAGCTCATTGTGGGTTTGGGGAATCCTGAATCCAAGTACGAGAAAACACGGCACAACATTGGTTTTGAGGCTGTTGATGCCTTGGCGAAAACCTGGCAAATCTCTTGGAGTGAAAATCGCCGATTTCAAGCCTTGATTGGAGAAGGACAGGGTGCTAACGGAGATAAGGTACGTTTGCTCAAGCCACTCACCTATATGAATCGCTCAGGGCAAGCGATTCGTAGCGCGACGGATTGGTACAAGCTGCCGCCTGAGTCAACGCTAATTATCTACGACGATATGGACTTATCCGTGGGGCGTCTGCGACTGCGTCTTTCGGGATCAGCAGGCGGACACAATGGGATGAAATCTGCGATCGCACATTTGGGCACACAAAATTTTCCCCGCCTGCGGATTGGGATCGGCAAGTCTAGGGCGGATAAAGACAGTGTGTCCCATGTCCTAGGAAAATTTTCACCGGAAGAAACTCAAATCATGTCCGAAGTTCTCCAACTTGTAGTTGATGCCGTAGAACTAGCACTCAAGCAAGGTGTGGAAAAAGCAATGAGTCTCTACAATAATCGCAATGTAGAGTTGGGTTGA